Proteins from a single region of Starkeya sp. ORNL1:
- a CDS encoding sorbosone dehydrogenase family protein yields MSDQKTGGFIATAITSIAHFLTEARKQPALSEEAGYGASPNLPKPKPTLIPIMKIAPAVGWPEGKKPTPAKGFAVEAFASKLDHPRWVYELPNGDILVAESNGPARPPANWSFRWWAQDFVMARAGAGRPSADRITLLRDADGDGIAEIKLPFLENLHSPFGMALVGDQLYVANADALVRFPYVDGTTRIDAAPVKVCDLPSGRNHHWTKSLVANKDGSKLYVGVGSNSNVAEYGMEEEVNRAAILEIDRVTGVSRLFAGGLRNPVGVDWNPVSGELWTTVNERDEIGDDLVPDYMTSVKDGAFYGWPYCYFGQIVDERVRPPRPDLVAKSIKPDYALGSHTASLGLCFADDGRLHERFRGGVFIGQHGSWNRNPPSGYRVIFIPFTDGKPSGPPEEVLGDFRSTEGKALGRPVGVIIDKKGGLLVVDDVGDIVWRMRAV; encoded by the coding sequence CAGAAGACCGGCGGATTCATCGCCACGGCGATCACAAGCATCGCACATTTCCTCACCGAGGCCCGCAAGCAGCCGGCGCTATCCGAGGAAGCCGGCTATGGGGCGAGCCCGAACCTGCCCAAGCCGAAGCCGACCCTGATCCCGATCATGAAGATCGCGCCGGCGGTCGGCTGGCCGGAAGGCAAGAAGCCGACGCCGGCAAAGGGCTTTGCGGTCGAAGCCTTTGCCTCGAAGCTCGACCATCCGCGCTGGGTGTATGAATTGCCGAACGGCGACATCCTCGTCGCCGAGAGCAATGGCCCGGCTCGCCCGCCCGCCAATTGGAGCTTCCGCTGGTGGGCGCAGGATTTCGTCATGGCGCGGGCCGGCGCCGGGCGGCCAAGCGCCGACCGCATCACGCTGCTGCGCGACGCCGACGGCGACGGCATCGCCGAGATCAAGCTGCCCTTCCTGGAGAACCTCCATTCGCCGTTCGGCATGGCGCTGGTCGGTGACCAGCTCTATGTCGCCAATGCCGATGCGCTGGTGCGCTTCCCTTATGTGGATGGCACGACCCGCATCGATGCGGCACCGGTGAAGGTCTGCGACCTGCCGTCGGGGCGCAACCACCACTGGACCAAGAGCCTTGTCGCCAACAAGGACGGCTCCAAGCTCTATGTCGGCGTCGGCTCCAACTCCAATGTCGCCGAGTACGGCATGGAGGAGGAGGTGAACCGCGCCGCGATCCTGGAGATCGACCGCGTCACCGGCGTCAGCCGCCTGTTCGCCGGCGGGCTGCGCAATCCGGTGGGCGTGGACTGGAACCCGGTCAGCGGCGAACTCTGGACCACGGTGAACGAGCGCGACGAGATCGGCGACGATCTGGTGCCGGACTATATGACCTCGGTGAAGGACGGCGCCTTCTATGGCTGGCCCTATTGCTATTTCGGCCAGATCGTCGACGAGCGGGTGCGCCCGCCGCGCCCCGACCTCGTCGCCAAGTCGATCAAGCCGGATTATGCGCTGGGCTCGCACACCGCTTCGCTCGGCCTCTGCTTCGCCGATGATGGCCGGCTGCATGAGCGCTTCCGCGGCGGCGTCTTCATCGGCCAGCACGGCTCGTGGAACCGCAATCCGCCCTCCGGCTACCGTGTGATCTTCATCCCCTTTACCGACGGCAAGCCTTCCGGTCCGCCGGAAGAAGTTCTCGGCGATTTCCGCTCGACGGA